GGAAAGTTTTTCTTTGACCGTTCCATCGGCATTGACGGTTACCGGAATGAATTCAAATTCAACATTATAATTTTCAGCAACCATTTCAAGGTTTCTGAGAAAATTACCCTGAGCATAAGCTTTGATAAGCTCTGTGACATCTTTAATTATCTGATTTCCTTTTGTTTCCGAATAACTTTCATTGTAAAGTATCATGTCTTTGGCTGAAAAAACCTGAAGGTTGTTTCCCCTTGTATATTTGTTCCCATATTCGATAATCAGGTCAGGATTTTGTTCGGTAAACTGAACAAAGGCAAGGCTTTTCAAGCTTTCTTCCATTTGCTTTTTCAGATTTTCTGCTGCAATATCGAGTTTGACACTTACTTTCAAATCACCATAACTTTGCTCGGTTACAAAGACCCAGTAGTTCTTAATGTTTTCTTTAGATATATCTTTATCAAGGCTGATCATGGCATTGAAATTAGTGGAAGATACCACTTTTCCTGTAGCAAATGGTGCTGATTTTGAAGGATCGGTGGTTCCGATCGGGTAAAGTCCGACTTTAGAATTTTCATAAATACCAACGATTTTGCCTCCATTAATCTGAATATTGTTGGCATCCTGCCACTTTTCAATGATGTAATATGCTTTCTGTTCGACCACATTACCACCGAAAACAGGGACATCCATGCTTCCTTCAGCCTGAGGTTGCTGATTGGGTGCCAACACACTCATATCGACTTTTATTTTTTCAAACAAAGCACGGTAAGTTGTATTTTTATCAGATGTTCTCATGGCTCTGTTGAAGGCATAGGAAAGAGAGCCAACCGAATTGCCTTCTTCATCAAAAGCTTCGTAATTTAACTGGCTTGGAGATGCTCCGCTAAGGACAAACATGGGGGCTATTCCCTGATTGGCTCCTCTCGAAGCATTGCCTTTTGTAATCATTCCACTTTCTTTTGCAGCACTGGTAACAGGGTTGTACCCGGCAGGACACATTTTTTCAAAAGTTCCCCTCGCTTTGGCTATCCCTCTTGTGGCTGTCCCCGAATGGCAGGCATCAAGAATAACGAGCAGGTTACCTGTTTCACCGAGCTTAAGTCTTAATTTGATGAACAGTGAATCCAGCTCATCATCACGTAGGTGTTTTTCTCCTTCATAAACACCCTTTTCATATCTCATATGGGCATCAAAAGGCACCAATGCTTCATCAAATCCATCCATTTCATCTCCGTTGTCATCCATAATCTGCTGGCCGTGTCCTGAATAATGAAAAACCACTACATCTCCCTTCTGTGCTCGTTTTGTCAGATCATTAATGGCTTTCACAATTCCATCTTTGGTAGCTTCTGCATCCTGAATAATTTTTATATCGGTAAACCCCTGAAGTTTCAAAGCATTTGTAATCAGAGGAATATCCTTCTCGGAACTAATGGTTCCCCATCCCCCTTCTTTCGGATATTTTCCAACAGCAACTACAAGGGCTAGTTTATTTTGTGCCAATACCAGATTTGACATTAAGATACCGGCAATCAGCAGGATAACAAGATTTAACCTTTTCATTTTTTTTAATTTTAATACCAAAGAGTTTCTTTTAAGATATTTTCATCTCCTGAAAGATAATGACGCATGGTCTGAACATTTTCAATATTGTCGTTGGGCTTTAACAAATAAAAGTCAACCACTCCGGCAATACCGCAAATTCTCATAACAGCACCGAAATATTTCAGTTGTTCGGTTTTCCACATATTAACGAAATCCTTATTGACAATTCCTGCAGCGATAAGATAGTAGTTTGAATAGGAAGGAGAAGAAGGTGAGTTAGAGGCTTTGTTCAGAGGTGCACTGCTGTATTTATTCCCCTGGTATTTGTAATATTTGTTTTCATTAAGAGATACAAGCAGGTTGGGTTGTTTTTCGACTAAACTCATTTTGGTTATCTGATCCATTACATACAGACCAATATCCTCCAATTGCTGATCTAATAATTCGCCAGCAGTAATGCTGACTTTTTTTACGGTACTTCCTGATTTTAAGGTCAATACAACCGAAGCACCGGGTAGCACTTTTTCAAATTCACCAAGAACCTCTTCCACACTTCTGACTTCGACATTGCCGACATGTGTAATACCCCATCCCATGTATTGATTAAAGATAGTGGCTGCCGGTGAATTTGGTATTATACCTGAAATAACAGGTATTGAATCAGACAACACGTAATCATAGGTACTTTTGCTGATGTATCTGTAATTTGATTTTTGGGAGATTTCAAGGCCGAAATAGGCTCTTCTGACCCTTCCATTGTTGTTAATGATATCATTGACAACTCTTTCTGCAATTTTAGCCTCAAGGGCAAAATTTATTTGAGACTGGATAACCTGTTCACCTGTCGGAGAAGTGGCATAAGCTATTTTGGTGTTGACCCCGGCTACTTTGCCGGCCTGATCTACCAGAGGCCCGCCACTGTTACCCCAAATAATGGTGGCAGTTGTTTGAAGGAATCCGAATTTTCCTGTATAACCACCTCTGACCCTGTTTTTGGCACTGATAATACCACTCGAAACAGAATAGGGAAATTCTCCAAGCGGGTTGCCAATGGCATAAACAGATTCGCCAATACGTGGTTCTGTTTTTTTGAAGTCGAGGGTGGTAATTTCTGCCCCCGGCTGTGTGATAAACTCAAGAACAGCAATATCATAAAATGAATCTCCTCCGAGAATTCTGACATCATAAGCTTTTCCGCTGATGCTGTAAACCTTGATGCTCCCTCTTTCATCTGAGGCATCCTGTACCACGTGAGCATTGGTAATAATGTATTTTTTACCGTTTCTGGTAATTACAAAACCGGAACCCGAACCTTTTGCTCCATCGAGGCGAAGGGCATGGTCGTAGGCCATATCCACGTTGTTATCTCCGCGATAACCAAGAGTTTTATTGGCATAATCCATTTTATAAACAGCTACAGTTACCACTGCACTCAGCGCATTCTCGAGCATATCGGAAACTGTCTGAGCATGAAGTGAGATGGTGATGAAGATGGCTGTCAATATTGCTGATATCTTTTTCATAATTTTGATTTTTTAGCTTTTTTACACTTCGGGCACTGCAGGAATAACCTATTCATCTGCAGTGCCCGTCAAAAGTGTAGTTTAGTAAAGGGTTACATTCCATTCCTGGTTGTCGCAGGATTTGGTCTGCGGTCCCCAGGTAAGTTTGCTTCCGTCATCAAAGAGAGCTTCTGCATAAACTTTTGTGCTGCCGCCTGAAACGGTTACAGAACCTTTACCCCATGGTGCAACATATCCCTGCAGTACATTATTGACATAGCAGTCAATGTAGTAGTTAGTCCAGTTGTCAAAAGTAATGTAACAGCTTCCACCACGTGTGGCTGTTCCACCTTTTGTAGCTGGGCGAACTGCTTCAGGAGCTTTTGTTGCACTGTTCAAAGGTTTTTCAACGGCAGTACCTCTTGAGGCAGCTGCTTTGGTTGATGACATCTGATCTGTGAGTGGGAGTACTTGAGCGTACAGAAATCCACTTACTAAGAAACCTGCGAATAAGGTTAAGAAAACTTTTTTCATTGCATTAAAATTTATTGGTTAATAAAATAGTTCCTAATTACAAAAATAGTTAATAGCATCTTCCACAACAGTCAATCCCTTAAAATATGCTTTTTTCATATAATAACAACCTTCTGTTGTATTTTCCATTTCCAGATAAAGGCGGCCTTTGTTGTAAATGGCCACAAGATAATTGCTGTCAAGATCGATGGCTTTGTTGTACAAATTCATTGCTTCCTCAAACTTTCCGATTCTGACATTCATCATAGCCAGATTGTTGTAGTACACCGGCATGGGTTTAATTGAAATTGCTTTACTATAATCGGTTAATGCCTGTTCGTTATTGCCAAGTTCATCCTGAGTCAATCCTCTTCTGAAATAGGCATCCGCAAAATCAGGCCTCTGTTCTATTGCTAAGCTAAAGTAGTAAAGAGCACTGTCGTATGAACGTTCACTGAATTTTTCCATTCCCTTGCTGAAGTATATGTCGGCTTTGTCCTGACTAAAGGCTGGTGTTATGCTGGCGGTGATCAATATGCTGACTGTGGTTAACATCATGGTTCTAAATTTTCTCATCTTTTCTCTTTTTTTCATTTTGATTGTTAAATACCACATCTTTCAAAAAGGTAAATTTATTGTTTTAAGATTTTTAAAATTGATTCAGCCTGTGCTGAATATGGGTTCTTTTCAACTGTAAGTTTCTGAAACTCCAGAATAGCCTGTTCAAT
The window above is part of the Sphingobacteriales bacterium genome. Proteins encoded here:
- a CDS encoding trypsin-like serine protease; amino-acid sequence: MKKISAILTAIFITISLHAQTVSDMLENALSAVVTVAVYKMDYANKTLGYRGDNNVDMAYDHALRLDGAKGSGSGFVITRNGKKYIITNAHVVQDASDERGSIKVYSISGKAYDVRILGGDSFYDIAVLEFITQPGAEITTLDFKKTEPRIGESVYAIGNPLGEFPYSVSSGIISAKNRVRGGYTGKFGFLQTTATIIWGNSGGPLVDQAGKVAGVNTKIAYATSPTGEQVIQSQINFALEAKIAERVVNDIINNNGRVRRAYFGLEISQKSNYRYISKSTYDYVLSDSIPVISGIIPNSPAATIFNQYMGWGITHVGNVEVRSVEEVLGEFEKVLPGASVVLTLKSGSTVKKVSITAGELLDQQLEDIGLYVMDQITKMSLVEKQPNLLVSLNENKYYKYQGNKYSSAPLNKASNSPSSPSYSNYYLIAAGIVNKDFVNMWKTEQLKYFGAVMRICGIAGVVDFYLLKPNDNIENVQTMRHYLSGDENILKETLWY
- a CDS encoding caspase family protein, with the translated sequence MKRLNLVILLIAGILMSNLVLAQNKLALVVAVGKYPKEGGWGTISSEKDIPLITNALKLQGFTDIKIIQDAEATKDGIVKAINDLTKRAQKGDVVVFHYSGHGQQIMDDNGDEMDGFDEALVPFDAHMRYEKGVYEGEKHLRDDELDSLFIKLRLKLGETGNLLVILDACHSGTATRGIAKARGTFEKMCPAGYNPVTSAAKESGMITKGNASRGANQGIAPMFVLSGASPSQLNYEAFDEEGNSVGSLSYAFNRAMRTSDKNTTYRALFEKIKVDMSVLAPNQQPQAEGSMDVPVFGGNVVEQKAYYIIEKWQDANNIQINGGKIVGIYENSKVGLYPIGTTDPSKSAPFATGKVVSSTNFNAMISLDKDISKENIKNYWVFVTEQSYGDLKVSVKLDIAAENLKKQMEESLKSLAFVQFTEQNPDLIIEYGNKYTRGNNLQVFSAKDMILYNESYSETKGNQIIKDVTELIKAYAQGNFLRNLEMVAENYNVEFEFIPVTVNADGTVKEKLS
- a CDS encoding tetratricopeptide repeat protein — encoded protein: MRKFRTMMLTTVSILITASITPAFSQDKADIYFSKGMEKFSERSYDSALYYFSLAIEQRPDFADAYFRRGLTQDELGNNEQALTDYSKAISIKPMPVYYNNLAMMNVRIGKFEEAMNLYNKAIDLDSNYLVAIYNKGRLYLEMENTTEGCYYMKKAYFKGLTVVEDAINYFCN